The Dokdonia donghaensis DSW-1 DNA window TACACCGTGACTGGTGATATGTGTATGATGGGTAAATGCAAACTCTTGTATGTGACAAAAACCACAAGAAACAACTCCATCTGAAGCGAGCCTGCCGTCAAAAAATAGTCTTTTACCCAGCTCAAAGCCTTGCTCTGTAGGTGGATTTTGGGTAACGTCATACGTACTCTCCGGAAAATTAGAAGGGATCTCAAAATTAAGCGCAGGATTTGGTAACGGCGTGTAGCCATCATCTGTCATTACGCTAGTGTCATCTGTGCCTTCTGTAGAGCAGGAGATTGAGATGAAAAGCAGTATGTATAATAGTTGTTTCATTTATTCTATACTAAATGCTGTACGTACATTTTCGGCAATTTTTGGAGCATTTTCTGGGTCTACTTGTATATCATCTTTGGCTACAAGAGACATTGTATTTGTGCTGTCAAAAATCTTAGCCACATCAAAATTAATAATTTGAGTTGTGGTGGATGATGCGGTTACCGCTTTCGCGAAAGCGAGATTAATTTCCTTATAATTATCCAGATTAGCACCGTGACTCCCTACGTGATAAGTAAACGGGTTTGCATCATCTGTATCTACTGTGGTTGAATAAGTACCTTCAAATTTTAAAAATTTATATCCTGCAGACCACGTCCATAACATACCAGCCTCCTCTGCGGTAGGAATAAAGTTTACAGAGCCAGACTCAATAGGGTAGCGTGTAGGGTCTACACCAAAACCAAAGTTTATACCCGTATAGTCACCTACTGGGATGCTATCTAGTAGCGCCGTTTTTATACCTGCCTCGTTTATGATAAAGTAACTTTTATCTACCGGTATCGTATGGACGGTGTTATCTGACCTTGTAAGCTGTATGTTTGAAATAATATACTTTAGTTCTGAAACGCTGTACCCTTCGCCACTTAGGTTTGCATACGTTTGCGTGTTGAGTGTGAGTGGAGATGACGCAACGGTGTTCTCAAAGGCTAGGTTTAATGATCCATAAGCCGTACCCATATCATCATTATCTTCATTGCACGACAGCAAGAGGAGTGCGATTGTACATAAAGCGATTATCTGTTTCATAATATGATTTAGTTAAGTCTTATAATTACGGCATCTGTT harbors:
- a CDS encoding MbnP family protein; this translates as MKQIIALCTIALLLLSCNEDNDDMGTAYGSLNLAFENTVASSPLTLNTQTYANLSGEGYSVSELKYIISNIQLTRSDNTVHTIPVDKSYFIINEAGIKTALLDSIPVGDYTGINFGFGVDPTRYPIESGSVNFIPTAEEAGMLWTWSAGYKFLKFEGTYSTTVDTDDANPFTYHVGSHGANLDNYKEINLAFAKAVTASSTTTQIINFDVAKIFDSTNTMSLVAKDDIQVDPENAPKIAENVRTAFSIE